One Paenibacillus sp. FSL H7-0737 DNA segment encodes these proteins:
- a CDS encoding ABC transporter permease: MLLQIVKKDFQRNKIITIVLFIFMMLSALLAACASQVIMELSGSLSHLLDKSKAPHFVQMHAGPIDNAGIQKFASANPLVKNQQTVEMLRIDGSQIVLGNSNKSEENSVMDIGFVKQNPSFDLLLNLENQVIRVAEGEIAVPIYYMKQNDLNIGDQVTLSNGQFDQKFMVTDFVRDIQMNPAIVSSKRFVVNDTDYNVLKKNHGEVEYLIEFQITDLSRLSEFRNTYQSSDMPAKGPMIDYPLFKTLNALTDGIIAVVIILVSILLMIIAVLCLRFTMIATLEEDYREIGVMKAIGISQRDIRRIYLAKYMVMAACASLLGYLLSLGVVRLFTANITLYLGTAPKTILQPIVPVLAVGLIFGMIVFFCRVILRRFNRITVVDALRSGTVGELKGNKSRVVLSKRRHINVNVFLGLKDVYGRFTMFGLLFFVFVICLFIILVPVNILNTLQSPRFISYMGVGQSDMRIDLQPSDQIEKRFNELITTLNKDSDIAKFSPLITSRFKVLGSDGVWENINVETGDFSIFPLTYVNGGTPESGEEIALSDLNAKEWNKRVGDSVLLEVDGTSKKLTVSGIYQDITNGGRTAKARLPYDPKSVLWYIVALDVNPNVSVQEKMDQYAKLFYPAKVTHLESYLSQTLGNTIRQLKLVTGLSIAISISISVLITALFLKMLLAKDVSQIAILRSIGFTLEDIRKQYQVRLLLVSGLGIILGTFAANTIGQKFTQLLGSFMGASKIQFVVNPVIAYLVLPLFFMLIVALTTLVSTISMKKSNLSKLIVE; this comes from the coding sequence ATGCTGCTACAAATTGTGAAAAAAGATTTTCAAAGAAATAAAATCATAACGATCGTCTTATTTATTTTTATGATGTTATCGGCGTTGCTTGCTGCTTGTGCTTCTCAAGTCATTATGGAATTGTCCGGTTCTTTAAGTCATTTGCTGGATAAATCAAAAGCTCCCCATTTTGTTCAAATGCATGCTGGTCCAATAGATAACGCAGGTATTCAAAAATTCGCCTCTGCAAATCCACTTGTTAAGAATCAACAGACGGTAGAAATGCTAAGGATAGATGGTTCGCAGATTGTCTTGGGTAACAGCAATAAGTCGGAAGAGAACAGCGTAATGGATATAGGTTTTGTTAAGCAGAACCCATCATTTGATTTGCTGCTGAATTTAGAGAATCAAGTGATTAGGGTAGCTGAAGGAGAAATCGCAGTTCCTATTTATTATATGAAGCAGAATGATCTGAACATTGGTGATCAGGTTACCCTTTCCAATGGACAGTTTGATCAAAAATTTATGGTTACAGATTTTGTTCGAGACATCCAAATGAACCCCGCAATTGTTAGCTCTAAGCGCTTTGTCGTAAATGACACGGATTATAATGTACTTAAGAAGAACCATGGAGAAGTTGAGTACTTAATTGAATTTCAAATCACCGATTTAAGTAGACTTAGCGAGTTCCGGAATACCTATCAATCCTCAGATATGCCCGCTAAAGGACCAATGATAGACTATCCTTTATTTAAGACGCTGAATGCGCTGACAGATGGGATTATTGCAGTTGTCATTATTTTGGTAAGTATCCTTCTGATGATTATTGCCGTCCTATGTTTAAGGTTCACGATGATCGCGACTTTAGAGGAGGATTACAGAGAGATTGGCGTCATGAAAGCAATTGGGATCTCACAGCGAGATATTAGAAGGATTTATTTGGCAAAATATATGGTGATGGCAGCATGCGCTTCACTGCTAGGATATTTATTATCTTTGGGTGTGGTGCGATTGTTTACAGCGAATATCACATTGTACTTGGGAACTGCTCCGAAAACGATCCTTCAGCCTATTGTTCCAGTCTTAGCGGTCGGTTTGATCTTCGGGATGATTGTGTTCTTTTGCAGAGTTATTCTTAGAAGGTTTAATCGTATAACAGTAGTAGACGCTTTAAGGTCAGGGACTGTGGGAGAGTTGAAAGGCAATAAAAGTAGAGTAGTGCTGAGTAAGCGCAGGCATATAAATGTGAATGTTTTTCTTGGCCTAAAGGATGTTTATGGACGCTTCACCATGTTCGGATTGCTATTCTTCGTATTTGTGATCTGTCTGTTTATCATTCTTGTGCCAGTGAATATATTGAATACCCTTCAGTCCCCTCGGTTTATTTCTTATATGGGTGTAGGTCAGAGTGACATGAGAATCGATTTGCAGCCATCTGATCAAATAGAGAAGCGATTTAATGAACTGATAACGACGCTAAATAAGGACTCCGATATAGCTAAATTCTCACCATTAATTACTTCTCGATTTAAAGTGCTAGGCAGCGATGGCGTATGGGAGAATATCAATGTTGAAACAGGAGATTTCTCTATTTTTCCGCTCACCTATGTTAACGGAGGAACCCCTGAAAGTGGGGAGGAGATTGCCCTTTCTGATCTGAATGCCAAGGAATGGAACAAAAGGGTAGGGGATAGCGTTCTTTTGGAGGTAGATGGCACTTCGAAAAAATTGACGGTTAGCGGGATCTACCAAGATATAACGAATGGAGGTCGAACTGCAAAAGCCCGATTACCGTATGACCCGAAGTCCGTGCTATGGTATATCGTAGCTTTAGATGTGAATCCGAATGTTTCCGTTCAGGAGAAAATGGATCAATATGCAAAGTTATTTTATCCAGCCAAAGTTACTCATCTAGAAAGCTATTTATCTCAGACGCTCGGGAATACGATTCGCCAATTAAAGCTGGTCACTGGCTTATCCATTGCCATCTCGATATCAATTTCAGTATTGATTACAGCTTTATTTCTAAAAATGCTGCTAGCGAAGGACGTCTCGCAAATTGCCATTTTGAGAAGCATTGGCTTTACGTTAGAAGATATTCGAAAGCAATATCAGGTAAGGCTACTACTGGTTTCTGGTCTCGGAATCATTCTCGGAACCTTTGCAGCGAATACCATCGGTCAAAAATTCACTCAATTACTCGGATCCTTTATGGGAGCATCCAAAATACAGTTTGTGGTTAATCCGGTAATAGCTTATCTTGTTCTCCCTCTTTTTTTCATGCTCATTGTAGCACTCACAACATTAGTAAGCACGATATCGATGAAGAAATCCAATTTATCTAAACTGATTGTCGAATGA